TTCGAGACCCGTTGCGCTGTGGATTGATTTTGCGTATGGGGACGCTTGCCCGGCTGAATTGGTATTTTTGGAAATACCGGCGTCTGTTTGGTCCCGGTCTCTTGTGCGCTATCGCTTCGGCTTTGTTTGCCATTTTGGCCCCAAGTGTGGTGCGGCAAGCCGTCGATAGCATTCCCCGTTTTGTCGCCTATTATCAGGCGGTTGCTGGTACCTCGGCACAGCCTTTGATCTACGGCTATGTGCTTGCTGGACTGCTTTTCTATGGTGTGGTCATTTTAGGGCTTAGCCTGCTTAGCGGACTGTTTACGTTTTTGATGCGGCAGACGCTGGTGGTTGCTTCACGCCATGTGGAATACGATCTGCGCAATGCGCTCTACGAGCATTTGCAGCAACTTCCCCCTAGTTTTTACCGGAAATTTTCTACCGGAGATGTGCTCACGCGGGCTACAAGCGACATCGAACAAGTGCGGCGCTACGTAGGACCGGCGGTCATGTACGCCGCGCGAGCCCTGGTGCTCATGGTCACGGCCATTACAGCTATGATTTTAATTTCGCCTGAGCTGACGCTCTATACCCTTTTGCCTATGCCACTGCTGGCCGTGGGGGTCTTCTGGGTGGCACGCTTGGTGCATGAACGCAGCGATGCTTTGCAGGCGCAATATGCGCGCTTAACCAGCCGCGTCCAGGAAGCGTTCAGCGGCATTCGGGTGCTTAAAGCGTACGTGCGTGAAGCAGCTGAGGCGCGGGCGTTTGAGGCAGAAAGCGAAACTTACCGGCGTCGCATGCTTGAACTGGCCCGTGTTGATGCTTTCTGGTCGCCCATTTTTTTGCTGCTCACCGGCCTTTCGACGATCCTGGTGGTTTGGAAAGGGGGACAGCTCGTTATGGCCGGCACCATAACGATTGGCAACATTGCTGAATTTATTATCTATGTGGCTCTGATGACGTGGCCGGTAGCCTCTGTGGGCTTTGTGCTTTCGATGATCCAGCGGGCTTCGGCCTCTATGGCGCGCCTGAGCGAGATTTTCGATACGGTACCTGAGATTCGAGACGATCCGGCATGGACTGACCCCAAAATCCGACATTTGGAAGGCCGCGTTGCTTTTCATCACGTGTACTTCCGCTATGAAACGAGCGGTCCTTGGGTGCTTCAAGACATCAGCTTTGAGGTGCCTGCAGGCAGCGTGTTAGGTATTGTAGGGCGGACCGGTGCCGGTAAGACAACGCTGGTGGAGCTCATCCCGCGCTTGATCGAGCCAACGCAAGGCGTGGTGATGATTGACGGCCACGACGTGCGGCGCATTCCACTTGAGGTGCTGCGTCGCTCGATTGGGTATGCACCCCAGGATGTGTTTCTTTTTAGCGATACCATTGCAGCTAACATCGCTTTCGGTGAACTCGAGGCGGATCCTACGCGCATCGAGGAGGCTGCCCATGAGGCCGATTTGCTAGAGAACGTGCAGCGCTTTCCACGGGGATTTGAAACCTTCGTCGGTGAGCGGGGGATAACGCTCTCTGGTGGGCAGAAGCAGCGCACGGCTATGGCCCGAGCGCTCATTCGACGCCCCCGCATTTTAATTCTCGACGATGCACTCTCCGCTGTGGATACAGAGACGGAACGTCGGATTCTCGCGCAGCTTCGGCGGCACTATGGGAAGCGTACAATCATCATCGTCAGTCACCGCATTTCGGCCGTTCAGGAAGCCGATTTGATTCTGGTGCTTGATGAAGGCCGCGTTGTCGAGCGCGGCACGCACGCCGAGCTGCTGCGCCAAGACGGCCTGTACGCCCAGCTGTATCGCCAGCAGCTGCTAGAAGAAGAACTCAAACACTTGTAGAGGTCGGTTGTGGAGCTGTTTATCATTCCTTTAGGTACAGCTTCGGCCATCCCAACACGCACGCGCGCATTGTCGTCGGTTGCGCTCGAGCGCGCTGGACGCCTGCTGCTGTTTGATTGCGGCGAAGGCACGCAGTACCGGCTCATGGCTGCTGGCCTAAAACCCTCCCGCCTAGAAGCTGTACTGATCACCCATTTTCATGGCGACCATTTTTATGGGCTGTTTGGGCTCCTTGCCACGCTCAGCATGATTAACCGAAAGCAACCGCTCGTCGTGGTGGGACCCCAAGGCCTTGCGCAAACTGTAGACCAACTTCCAGGACTTACGCCTACCGAGCGAAGCTATCCCATTCAATACATAGAGCTATGTGAAGGCTTTGAGCAGCAGGTGGTACTGGAGACAACCGACTATAGGGTGATTGCAAGACCGCTCGAGCATCGAACGTTTACCATAGGCTACCGCTTTGAGGAGAAGCCGCGGCCCGGACGCCTTAACGCTGCGCGCGCTGCAGCGCTTGGCGTGACCGACTATGCCCAGCTGCGCGCGCTTAAGGAAGGACGCCCAGTGCAAGTGGGCAAGCGGTGGATTACTCCAGAAACAGTGCTTTCACCCCCCATCCCTGGACGCACCTTTGCTTACGTGGCCGATACGCGACCCTGTGAGGCCGGAATACGTCTAGCAGAAGGCGTGGACCTACTTTATCACGAGGCCACGTTTTGCCAGGCGCAGCACCGACTGGCTGTGGAGCGCGGGCATAGCACAGCCCGCGAAGCCGCTGAGGTCGCGCTGCAGGCTGGCGCACGCCGACTGCTTCTAGGGCATTTTAGCGCTCGCTATGAAGATCCAATGCCCCTTGTTGAAGAAGCCCGAAGCATTTTCCCCGAAACCGAGGCCGCCGAAGAACTCAAGCGGTATGCAATCGCGAAAGATTTGCCGTGGATGATCAAAGCACACGCGACAACGTAGCCCTCGATCGCAGATTGCTGTGGCGGCTGGCCCGCTACCTGTGGCCCTACCGGCACTGGGTAGCGCTAGCCTTTGGCACCGTCATGGCAGCTGCTTTTTTGGGCCCTTTGCGACCAAAGCTGGTCCAGGTGGCCGTCGACCATCACATTGTCGCTGGCGATTGGCAGGGCCTGGAACGCATCATTCTGCTTTTGGTCGGCGTGCTGCTTGTAGAAGCTGTCCTGTCGTTTGTGAACGACTACCTCACCCAATGGATTGGGCAAAAAGCAATCTTCGATATCCGAAC
This sequence is a window from Rhodothermus bifroesti. Protein-coding genes within it:
- a CDS encoding ABC transporter ATP-binding protein encodes the protein MGTLARLNWYFWKYRRLFGPGLLCAIASALFAILAPSVVRQAVDSIPRFVAYYQAVAGTSAQPLIYGYVLAGLLFYGVVILGLSLLSGLFTFLMRQTLVVASRHVEYDLRNALYEHLQQLPPSFYRKFSTGDVLTRATSDIEQVRRYVGPAVMYAARALVLMVTAITAMILISPELTLYTLLPMPLLAVGVFWVARLVHERSDALQAQYARLTSRVQEAFSGIRVLKAYVREAAEARAFEAESETYRRRMLELARVDAFWSPIFLLLTGLSTILVVWKGGQLVMAGTITIGNIAEFIIYVALMTWPVASVGFVLSMIQRASASMARLSEIFDTVPEIRDDPAWTDPKIRHLEGRVAFHHVYFRYETSGPWVLQDISFEVPAGSVLGIVGRTGAGKTTLVELIPRLIEPTQGVVMIDGHDVRRIPLEVLRRSIGYAPQDVFLFSDTIAANIAFGELEADPTRIEEAAHEADLLENVQRFPRGFETFVGERGITLSGGQKQRTAMARALIRRPRILILDDALSAVDTETERRILAQLRRHYGKRTIIIVSHRISAVQEADLILVLDEGRVVERGTHAELLRQDGLYAQLYRQQLLEEELKHL
- a CDS encoding ribonuclease Z, whose translation is MELFIIPLGTASAIPTRTRALSSVALERAGRLLLFDCGEGTQYRLMAAGLKPSRLEAVLITHFHGDHFYGLFGLLATLSMINRKQPLVVVGPQGLAQTVDQLPGLTPTERSYPIQYIELCEGFEQQVVLETTDYRVIARPLEHRTFTIGYRFEEKPRPGRLNAARAAALGVTDYAQLRALKEGRPVQVGKRWITPETVLSPPIPGRTFAYVADTRPCEAGIRLAEGVDLLYHEATFCQAQHRLAVERGHSTAREAAEVALQAGARRLLLGHFSARYEDPMPLVEEARSIFPETEAAEELKRYAIAKDLPWMIKAHATT